The nucleotide window TCCCCAAAGTGCCCTCGGCGCCCCACGACGCCCGGATGAGGCAGTTCCGTCGGGAGCACAGCCGGATCCGGAAGGAGAAGGTCATCTCCGGGGACGCCGCGGACGGGATGCGCAAAGCCTTGGCGTTCGAGGCGGAAGGGCGGGAGATGTACATACGGATGTCGAAAGCCGCGACCCATCCCCAGGAGAAGAGGTTCTTCAAGCTTCTTTCGACCGAGGAAGACAGCCACTTCAACATCATCTACGAATATCTCGATTTCCTCGAGAGGAGGGGACTCCGGATGCAGGACGGGTAAGGGGGCGTCCCGCATCGGGCGGCCCCCGCGGATCCCCCGGGCGCGAAGGGTCGGAGGCCGGGGAAGGGGAAAACTTTTAGGGGGGGCGCAGGTCCGGTGTATAATAGGAATAATTTACGATTGATGCCTGCCATATTCCCTCCAGGCGAATGAGGCGTGAAATGAAAAACCGTACGATGTACTTCCTTGTCGCGTTTGCTCTGGTGGCAGTCGTGATTTTTGTCGCAGTCGCGGGGCACGCAGCGCGCCGTGAATTCTGGCTGACGCCCCCGAAGGGGGAGAGCGAGGACTACATGGTCCCGCCCCCGCCATTCACGGAGGGGATCTTCCCCTGCTCCGAATGCCACTCCGGCATGACCCCGAACCCGAAGCGCCGGGAACTCAAGGAAGAGCACACCAATATCCTATTGAAAAACCACGCCGAAAAAGAACGCTGGTGCCTGGACTGCCACGACGAAAAAAACCGCGACAAGTTGCGGCTTGCATCCGGTCAGTTGATCGACTTTACGGAGAGCTACAGGCTTTGCGGCCAGTGCCACGGGGACAAGTACCGGGATTGGAAGGTAGGCATTCACGGGAAGCGGACGGGGCAATGGAATGGGAGGAAGGAGTATCTGCTGTGCGCCCATTGCCACAATCCGCACAACCCGCGGTTCAAAGAGATCCAGCCGATGCCGCCGCCAGCCCGGCCGGGAACTATTCGATAAGAATCGACTTTTATACCGAACCCGC belongs to Candidatus Deferrimicrobiaceae bacterium and includes:
- a CDS encoding ferritin family protein codes for the protein MPKTGPAKEKRGPAGALMRALRFEREGKRLFTAAADKSADPFAKQVFALLAQMETKHMEDIQAIARELEEEGRFPKVPSAPHDARMRQFRREHSRIRKEKVISGDAADGMRKALAFEAEGREMYIRMSKAATHPQEKRFFKLLSTEEDSHFNIIYEYLDFLERRGLRMQDG